Part of the Thermococcus barossii genome is shown below.
TCCTCGCGGCGAGAATGTTGAGCCTCTGAGCATCCCTACCAACGTACCTCTGAGTCCCCTCGGGCAGAATAACAACCGGCTGTCCGCTAAGCTGTGCCATTTGACATTCCTCCTATCAGATTCCTTTTTGCAGAAACGCTTCGTCAGCGCTGCATATAAATTTTTGGGTCAAAAATTTCAAAAAATATCAGAATATCTGAACAAATGACAGAAACTATGGCCAAAACTGGGGGAAAGGGCTAAAACCCTGAGAACCAAGACACCGCCGGTGGAAGCGATGGGACCTGAGGTATATCCCCTAACCCGCGAGAAGGCCCTTCACGTTCTTGGCTCGATAGAGGATTACGGCGTCGTGAGCGTGGATGTCGATAACGCCGCTTCGATTCTCGATGATATACTGGACTCTAACTCCAGAAAGCTCCAGTACGCCCGTAGAATTCTCGACGATGGAAACGTTGATAAGGCCGTTTTAGTTGTACGGGATAACGAGGGAATTCTGGTCATCAAGATGGAAAACGTCGTTGAGATAAGGGTTGTGGTTAGAAACTACCGCCGGCTGATGCAGGATCTCTCGCTTGAGGTGGGGTGAGCGAATGAAGCTGATAAAGCAGGGGGCAGAGGCCAAGATATACCTGGCTGGATTCGGAGAGTACTTTGGAACCGAGCTCCTTCCCGGGGAGAGGGTCATCGTCAAGCACAGGATTCCGAAGCGCTACCGGATAAGGGAGATAGACGAGAAACTGAGAAAGGAGAGGACCGTCCGCGAAGCCAGGGTTCTGCACCGGGCAAAGGAGTTCGGCGTGAACTGCCCCTACGTTTACGAGGTGAACCTGAAGGACATGGTAATCGTCATGGAGTTCATCGAGGGGGATAGGCTGAAGGAGCTTCTGGAGCGGCTGGGGACGGACGAAAGGCTCTCCCTCTGCCGTGAAATCGGGAGGCAGATTGGAAGGCTCCACGAGGCGGGGATAGTCCACGGCGATCTGACAACATCCAACATGATACTCCGGAATGGAAAGGTTTACCTGATTGATTTTGGCCTAGCGGACTTCGACCCGACGCTGGAGGCACAGGGTGTTGACCTGCACCTCCTCAAGCGCGCAATGGAGAGCACCCACTATACATGGTTTGAGAAGGGCTTTGAGGCAGTTCTGGAGGGTTATGCTGAGATCAGGGGCAGGGAGAAGGCAGAGGAAGTCAAAGCCAAGATAGAAGAGATCGAGAGCCGCGGCAGGTACAGGGAGAGGAGCTGGGTCGGCTAATTAGAAAAAGAGTGGAATTCCGTTCCGGCACAAAGACAATGCTCAGCCGTGCTCCCTTCTGAAAGCCCGTAGAACCCTCTCGAAAATCTCCCTCTCCTTCCCGTGCTTTTTCCTCGCGAGGCTCTCAACTATTAGCTCCGGCGTGCTCCTGCCGAGCTTTCCAAAGACCGGCTGCCTGTCGACGATGAGGTTGAGCCTCTCGTCCAAACCCCTCGCCTCTATTCCATCGACCCTCGCGAAGGGGAGCTCTTTCCTGAGGTCCTCGCCGAGGTGTGACACTATGACAACGTAGAAGCCCTTCTCGTGGGCTATTTTGAGGAGTTCGCCGATTATCTTAACGGCCGCACCTGGCTCGGTTATGGCCTCGAACTCGTCGATGAGAATGAGCTTCCTGCCGGAGCCTTTGAGCGCGCGGACGAAGGAGCGTAAGGCCGTCTCAAACGCCCCGGCACCGTAGGCGCTCCTCTTCCGCCTGAAGAAGAAGAGCTCATCGAGGGGCTCGACCCAGGCCCTTTCAGCAGGAACCGGGAGACCCATATGAGCGAGAACCGCTATCTGGGTCATAAGCTCTAAAAGGCTGGTCTTTCCACCGCTGTTGGCTCCGGTCAGAATGACAACCCTCTCGTCCCCAACGTTTTCGACACCGAAAGCATCAAAGCCTTCCGGCCTTTTACCGACAACGTAGCTTACGGGCTGGGGGTTTTCGATGAAGATGTGCCGTCCGTTGACGAACGCCATTCCTCCCTCCCAGAGCTCGGGGAAGGAGAATCCCTCTGCGAAATTCCTGACCGCCAGCAGAAAGTCCAGTTCGTGAACCCGGCCGAGTTCTTCCTTAAGTCTAGGAAGAAGGGGCATGATTCTCTCAAGTACCTCTCTGCTCTTGAGGTAAAGCTCGACCTTCAGCTCCCTCTCCAGCTCCTCACGGAGCATCTCAACCCTCTCGGGAGGAACGGTTACGGGATAAAGCTCCTCCCTGGAGAAGAGCTCTACCGTGATGCCGAGACTCTCGCTGAGTTGGTTCTCGGCCTCGTTTATCAGGTCGAGAATTTCACCCTCGACCTCACCGAAGTGCCTGAATATCGCCTCGTAGTTCCCGGCCTTGAGCTCGCCGAGGAAGTCGAGCAACTCCTTCCCGCTCAGCGTTAGGCTGAACTTCTCAAGCTTCTCGGATATCCTCTCGTTCAGTTCACGCTCCTTCTCTGCAACCAGCTCCTCAAGGCTATCGAGGAGTCTCTGCCTTTTCATAACCTCCTCGAGTTCCTTCAGCTCACGGAGGATCTCCGAGGCAACGCTGTCCTCACCGATTAGCTCGCCGATTTTTGCTAGGGCATCAAGCGTTTCTCTGTTCTCCCAGAGGGGTATGATGTACAGCTCAGGGGCTATCTGGGACGGCGTAAGTTCGATATCGATGCCGTAGCCGACGGTGCTGAGCACGAGAGGATAGTCTTCGGAGTCCTCCAGAGTAGTTGAGACCTCACAGAGGCCAAGGCCCTCTGCTTTTTCGAGCTCGCTCTCCTCAACTATCAGAACCCTGTCATGGAGGTAATCCCTCCTGAACTTTATCGGTCTGACCATGGAAAGATAGTCCTGCAGTTCGGGCCGGATTTTAGGGGGATTCTCGCGGAAGTAAATCTGTCTGCGGAGAATCTCCTCCCGGTCCGAAGTTGGCTCAAACATATCGAGAAAAGACGAACTCCCAGGGAGGACTAGCCGTTTCTTTATCTCCTCGCGGATTGAGCGGTATATCGCTTTAGCCTCAGGGTTCAGCTTGAGCGTCATCGCTAAGGGAATGTCCAAAGGGCTAAAAAAGTTACCTGAAGCCCAGAAACGGCAAATTTTATAAACTTGTGGAGTAATATTCAGACAATGTTCCCGGGTGATGCGAATGATAGTCGAGAGGCTTCTCAGCCCCAGCTACCGCATCAGGGTCCTCAATATGGGTAAATTCGAGCCGGGGGAGATAGTTGATGGATTTCGCCAGCGGGGGGCTTACATTATGGAGTTCCCAAGGGACATAGACCCCGAACTCGCCATAGAATCTTTTATGGCCTCAAGCTACGGCCCCTACGTCTACGTCCTGAAGTTCCCAAAGGGCAGACTGTTTCTTGCGAGACATACCACGTGGGTGTTCGAAAAGAAATGGCCAAGTCCAGAGCGCTACATTGCCCGGGATGAGAGCGGACTCAAGCGCTTTCTTCTCAAGGAGGCCTCCCGGAAGTCCATGATTCTCATGGAGGTGCCCGCCATGCTCATCTGGGGGGTGGTATGGTGGCTGATCTGGAAGTACTCCAGGGAGTATCCCCTCGCCACGTTTCTGCTGTTCTTCCTCGGCTTTCTCCTGAACGACCTCGCGAAGGTCTTTGAGTACTTCGTCCTCGGTTACTGTAAGGAATGAGCCTACTCCCCTTTCACCTTCTCGACAACGTGGACATCCTCGATCCTCGTGAATGGGTACTGGCCGTTTTCGTCCTTTTCGACGGCTTTGACCATGTCCCATATCGTCAGCAGGGCAACCGTAACGCCGGTCAGGGCCTCCATCTCAACTCCCGTCTTGTAAGTGGCACGAACTTCACAGGTGGCCTCGATGTAATCTTCGCCGAACTCGAATGAGACGTCAACCCCTGTGAGGGGTATCGGGTGGCAGAGCGGAATCAGCTCCGGCGTCTTCTTTACCGCCAGGATGCCCGCTATCTGCGCGGTGGCTATAACGTTGCCTTTCTTCGTCTTTCCGGACTTTATCAGCTCTATTGTCTCCGGTCTGAGCCTTATCCTCCCCCTAGCGACCGCCCTCCGAAAAACTTCCTTCTTGTGGCCGACCTCTACCATCTTGACGCCCCTTTCATCAACGTGAGTAAGTTCCTTCATGGCATTCCCCAAGCTGTGTACACAATCCCCTTTTAAAACCTCACTCCGTAATCCTTTTAAGTTATGCCCTCCTTACTATCGCCGGAGGTGGTAGTGTATGCCATCACCCGCTATACTCATTGAGAACCTTACCAAATCGTACGGAACGTTGAGAGCAGTGGATTCCCTCACCTTGGAGGTTAACAAGGGGGAGATCTTCGGTTTTCTAGGGCCCAACGGCGCGGGTAAAACAACCACCATCCTCAGCATGCTTAACCTTGTCATTCCAGACTCGGGGAGGGTGGAGATTCTCGGGATGGATGTAACAAAGGATTCAATTCGAATAAAGGAAAAACTCGGATATCTCCCGGAGAATGCCACGATATATGGTGAACTCACCGCATGGAAAAACCTCGAATTCTTCGCCAACTTTTACAGAATGTCAAATGCCGAGAAGGAGAGGCGAATAACCGAGCTCCTGAAGATGGTTGGCCTCTGGGATGCCCGCTACCGGAAGGCAAAGACTTTCTCCAAGGGCATGAAACAGCGGCTTCTCATAGCCCAGACGTTCATAAACGACCCCGAACTGCTCATTCTTGACGAACCGACGAGCGGCCTTGACCCTGAGGGGGCCCACCTCGTCAAGAGGCTTATCCGGGAGGCAAAGACGGATGGAAGAACCGTCTTTTTCTCATCCCATGTACTCAGTGAGGTCGAAGAGCTCAGCGACAGGGTCGGGATAATTGTGAAGGGAAAGCTGAAGGCCGTTGGAACTCTTGGAGAGATAAAAAGGCAGTTCATGGAGCTCGAAGGCTATGAGATAAAGGTCGAGACAAAGGAACCGCTACCGGAGATAGAGCACCCGGAGATAACAAGGATCGAGGTGATCCAACCAAATCGGGCTATAATATTTGCCCGCTCGGACATCAGGGAGGAGCTGTCGAGATACTTCACTGAGAAAGGCCTCACGATTCTCAAGCTCGATGTTGAGGAGCCGAGCTTGGAGGATGTCTTTCTCAAAACCATCTACGGGAGGGAGGAGGAATGAAGAGGTTTTTGGTAGTGCTCCTTTCGCTGGTTCTCTTGTCTTCACTCGTTGCGGCACAGCCATACGTGACCGTGTTCGAGGGAAGGATCTCCACGGGACAGACGGTTGCCGTTGGGAACTGCACGATAACAGTCGTTCAGGCCGCCGACGGAAGCTACTACCTCATGCTCAGGAACGGGAGCAGGATACTGGAACTGAAGCCCTTCGCCTTTGGAACCGAGATAGAGCGTGACGGCCTTAAGATACTCCTCGGAAGCTACACAGCGCAGGGCGGTTTCATAGTTGTATCGGTGAAGCCGGACTTCGTTACATCACTTAGGCCAGAGGTCGGCGCCAGGGCCTCCTTCAACGGCAACGTCGTCGAGATAACGGCTGTGGGCAACAGAACTATCGACGTCTCCGTAAACGGTGTTGCACGAACCCTGGAGGTAAACAAAAGTGTTGTCGTTGACTTGATAGCGGTTGAGTATGATGGAAACGCTATCAACATCTACGCTGCCAAACCCGCATCCGAAACTGTAAGCATGGAATACTCTGTGTTCTATCCCTACGGGAAGATAAGGGTCTCCGGACCTGTTGACGTGCCGATAACCATAACCAGCACATCGGACTCTGAGCTCAGCCTGAGTCTCAAGGTCACCTCAATACCTGAGGGCTGGAGAGCAAGCTTCCGATACGAAGGAGTTGAGGTGGAGGAGATAACACTTCCTCCGAAGGGTTCGGTAACCCTTAGCCTTCATATTGAAGCAGCCGGTAGCGGAACTGTTGGATTCGTCATTGGCGACTTTCCGGGAAGCATTCAAGTGGAGGCCGCCGCCGTTGATGTCTCGATTCCATATCTGAGCCTGGAGGCTGAGGCCGGACAGAGACTCGCGATTCCGGTAACATTCACCGGAAGCGGCACCGTGGAGTTCGAGCCGAAAGAGGTTCCAGCGGGATGGACAATGTATCTAACGGACGGGCAATACAGGCTCAGGAGCTTTACCGTTTCTGGAACCTTCAGCGCCACCCTGTTAATCGAGATACCCAGAAACGCTACCCTCGGGGACCATAGGCTGAGCTTCACGGTAAACGGTGAGGAACACGGTCTAACGGTCCAGGTATACAAGACCTACCTGGGTCAGCCGGCAAGACTGACGGTAATCCTGACTGATGAGAGTGGAAACCCCGTGAGGGGCTGGGTCAGCGTTGGCGGAAAGAACATCACAACA
Proteins encoded:
- a CDS encoding Kae1-associated kinase Bud32 — protein: MKLIKQGAEAKIYLAGFGEYFGTELLPGERVIVKHRIPKRYRIREIDEKLRKERTVREARVLHRAKEFGVNCPYVYEVNLKDMVIVMEFIEGDRLKELLERLGTDERLSLCREIGRQIGRLHEAGIVHGDLTTSNMILRNGKVYLIDFGLADFDPTLEAQGVDLHLLKRAMESTHYTWFEKGFEAVLEGYAEIRGREKAEEVKAKIEEIESRGRYRERSWVG
- a CDS encoding P-loop NTPase family protein gives rise to the protein MTLKLNPEAKAIYRSIREEIKKRLVLPGSSSFLDMFEPTSDREEILRRQIYFRENPPKIRPELQDYLSMVRPIKFRRDYLHDRVLIVEESELEKAEGLGLCEVSTTLEDSEDYPLVLSTVGYGIDIELTPSQIAPELYIIPLWENRETLDALAKIGELIGEDSVASEILRELKELEEVMKRQRLLDSLEELVAEKERELNERISEKLEKFSLTLSGKELLDFLGELKAGNYEAIFRHFGEVEGEILDLINEAENQLSESLGITVELFSREELYPVTVPPERVEMLREELERELKVELYLKSREVLERIMPLLPRLKEELGRVHELDFLLAVRNFAEGFSFPELWEGGMAFVNGRHIFIENPQPVSYVVGKRPEGFDAFGVENVGDERVVILTGANSGGKTSLLELMTQIAVLAHMGLPVPAERAWVEPLDELFFFRRKRSAYGAGAFETALRSFVRALKGSGRKLILIDEFEAITEPGAAVKIIGELLKIAHEKGFYVVIVSHLGEDLRKELPFARVDGIEARGLDERLNLIVDRQPVFGKLGRSTPELIVESLARKKHGKEREIFERVLRAFRREHG
- the moaC gene encoding cyclic pyranopterin monophosphate synthase MoaC encodes the protein MKELTHVDERGVKMVEVGHKKEVFRRAVARGRIRLRPETIELIKSGKTKKGNVIATAQIAGILAVKKTPELIPLCHPIPLTGVDVSFEFGEDYIEATCEVRATYKTGVEMEALTGVTVALLTIWDMVKAVEKDENGQYPFTRIEDVHVVEKVKGE
- a CDS encoding ABC transporter ATP-binding protein, coding for MPSPAILIENLTKSYGTLRAVDSLTLEVNKGEIFGFLGPNGAGKTTTILSMLNLVIPDSGRVEILGMDVTKDSIRIKEKLGYLPENATIYGELTAWKNLEFFANFYRMSNAEKERRITELLKMVGLWDARYRKAKTFSKGMKQRLLIAQTFINDPELLILDEPTSGLDPEGAHLVKRLIREAKTDGRTVFFSSHVLSEVEELSDRVGIIVKGKLKAVGTLGEIKRQFMELEGYEIKVETKEPLPEIEHPEITRIEVIQPNRAIIFARSDIREELSRYFTEKGLTILKLDVEEPSLEDVFLKTIYGREEE
- a CDS encoding COG1470 family protein gives rise to the protein MKRFLVVLLSLVLLSSLVAAQPYVTVFEGRISTGQTVAVGNCTITVVQAADGSYYLMLRNGSRILELKPFAFGTEIERDGLKILLGSYTAQGGFIVVSVKPDFVTSLRPEVGARASFNGNVVEITAVGNRTIDVSVNGVARTLEVNKSVVVDLIAVEYDGNAINIYAAKPASETVSMEYSVFYPYGKIRVSGPVDVPITITSTSDSELSLSLKVTSIPEGWRASFRYEGVEVEEITLPPKGSVTLSLHIEAAGSGTVGFVIGDFPGSIQVEAAAVDVSIPYLSLEAEAGQRLAIPVTFTGSGTVEFEPKEVPAGWTMYLTDGQYRLRSFTVSGTFSATLLIEIPRNATLGDHRLSFTVNGEEHGLTVQVYKTYLGQPARLTVILTDESGNPVRGWVSVGGKNITTSAAGSITVELPAGEYRLTASAPGAIPKEEKIKLGDGEEKTLRITLARAPYYFEAKVQNDVLTVQAGASATTEITVTNLGSNEDEYRITLEGLEAGWSYVVSQDPSGATPIGSLKVDPGESVSAYLVVIAPFNVASGEINARLVITGKETKREIPVTIKIENPATLSLDVDYPTLTVKAGGSTATKIWVDSMGTTVTNVKITAQAPNGWEVEAVPAMIPRVGPTREGNMIISEGPTNVELRIRVPKSAPAGTYTITVTATGDQAKAETVITVRVTQGSSSAYIGIVLLVVVFGIVIWLMRRVGRR